A genome region from Pristis pectinata isolate sPriPec2 chromosome 4, sPriPec2.1.pri, whole genome shotgun sequence includes the following:
- the LOC127569815 gene encoding ubiquitin-conjugating enzyme E2 A-like, which produces MSTPARRRLMRDFKRLQEDPPAGVSGAPSDNNIMSWNAVIFGPEGTPFEDGTFKLVIEFTEEYPNKPPTVRFVSKMFHPNVYADGSICLDILQNRWSPTYDVSSILTSIQSLLDEPNPNSPANSQAAQLYQENKREYEKRVSAIVEQSWSDC; this is translated from the exons ATGTCCACTCCGGCGAGACGGCGACTGATGAGGGACTTTAAAAG GCTGCAAGAGGATCCTCCAGCTGGTGTTAGTGGTGCACCTTCTGACAATAATATAATGTCATGGAATGCAGTTATATTTGG ACCTGAAGGAACACCTTTTGAAGATG GTACTTTCAAATTGGTTATAGAATTTACAGAAGAGTACCCTAATAAGCCTCCAACTGTTAGATTTGTGTCAAAAATGTTCCATCCAAATG TTTATGCAGATGGAAGTATATGCTTAGACATTCTTCAGAATCGTTGGAGTCCAACCTATGATGTTTCTTCAATTTTAACATCTATTCAG TCGCTACTTGATGAGCCAAACCCAAATAGTCCAGCAAATAGCCAGGCTGCACAGCTTTATCAAGAAAACAAACGAGAATATGAGAAGAGGGTATCTGCTATTGTAGAGCAGAGTTGGAGTGACTGCTAA
- the cdkn2aipnl gene encoding LOW QUALITY PROTEIN: CDKN2AIP N-terminal-like protein (The sequence of the model RefSeq protein was modified relative to this genomic sequence to represent the inferred CDS: deleted 1 base in 1 codon): protein MADELDDFLRQNREIADTVEGLRVRGESDKHWRARRDFLVRNLSDYQRDRMDYLVALSMVWSNHIFMGCRYNDELMEKVLEMADGVEVEDAPQFTTRDEIMKERH, encoded by the exons ATGGCAGACGAGCTGGACGATTTCCTCCGGCAAAACCGGGAGATCGCGGACACGGTGGAGGGACTGCGG GTTCGTGGGGAGAGCGACAAGCACTGGAGGGCGCGCAGGGACTTCTTGGTCAGGAACTTGTCCGACTATCAGCGGGATCGCATGGACTACTTAGTCGCGCTCTCTATggtctggtccaaccacatcttCATGGGCTGCCG TTATAATGATGAACTCATGGAGAAGGTgttggaaatggcagatggagttgaagttGAAGATGCACCACAGTTCACCACTAGAGATGAGATAATGAAAGAG AGACATTAA